In Thiomonas arsenitoxydans, the genomic stretch CACGTCGAGCTGGTTGTCGCGGGCGAAGTTGAGCAGGAAATCAAACGCCATGGGCTCGATATCACGCAGCGACTCGCTCACCACCAAGCAACGCACGCCGTCCACCAAGGTGGGCACGCAATAGGGCGAGTAACCGAGGTGGGCTTCTTTGCGGCACAGACCGACGGGACGGAAGCGGGCCATCAGCCCAGCCAGGCGTTCTGCCCAGTCGCTCGGGCGGAAGGTGCGTCCCTCGGTGGTGACGCCGCGAATGAAAATTTCTCTGGGTTTGACCAGTTCTAGGGAGTGTGGAAAGGCGCTCATGGCTGTGAATCCTTGAAGAGGCAGTTTTGCTGCGGTGCCGCAATTATGCTGCAATGCAGTATTACCGGGTAAACCCGAACGGTGATTCTGTGTTGCAGTTGCAACAAATGCTCCGGGCTGCCTGAGTTCAGCTGTCATGCGCCGCTCTCTATAATTTCACTTTGCCCCCGGAGGCGCAGTGCTTTTTTATGCCTTGCCCGCCGGGTTTGCTTTTTTTTGCAAAGGAGAAATGACCATGCCCTCTCATGTGATGAACACCTATGCGCGGCTGCCCATTGCCCTGGCGCATGGCGAGGGGGCGTGGGTGTGGGATACCCAGGGCAAACGCTATCTGGACGCGCTTTCGGGCATCGCAGTCAACACGCTGGGCCATGCGCATCCGAGGCTGGTCGCCGCACTGACCGATCAGGTGGGCAAGCTGATCCACACGTCCAATCTGTATCAGATTCCCCTACAGGAGCAGTTGGCCGACCGTTTATGCGCCTTGGGCAGCATGGACACGGCGTTTTTCTGCAACTCGGGGCTGGAAGCCAACGAAGCGGCGATCAAGCTGGCGCGTTTGCACGGTCACAACAAAGGGATCGACCGTCCGGAAATCGTGGTGTTCGAGCGGGCGTTTCATGGGCGCTCGCTGGCCACGCTCTCGGCCACAGGCAATCCCAAAGTGCAAAAAGGCTTCGAGCCGCTGGTCGAAGGTTTCGTGCGCGTGCCGCTGAACGACGCCTCGGCCTTGCAAAGCGTGGCCGAGACGCACCCCAATGTCGTGGCGGTATTCATCGAGGCGATTCAGGGCGAGGGCGGCATTCAACCGGCGCACGCTGATTTCTTGCGCGCTGCGCGCACGCTATGCGATCGTCACGGTTGGCTGCTGATGATCGACGAAGTGCAATGCGGCACGGGGCGGACCGGCAAATGGTTCGCCCATCAGTGGGCCGGGGTGAGTCCCGACGTGATCGCCATGGCCAAGGGGCTGGCTTCGGGCGTGCCCATCGGCGCCATTCTGGCGCGCGGGGCGGCCGCGACCACTTTCGGCCCCGGACAGCATGGCACCACGTTTGGCGGCAATCCGCTAGCCTGCCGTGCCGCGCTGGAAACCCTCGCCGTGATCGAAGACGATGGCCTTTTGGCCAACGCGCAGGCGCGCGGTGAGCAGATTCAGCATGCGCTGCGTCATGCGTTTGCCGGCCATGCTGGCGTGGTGGAGGTGCGCGGTCAGGGCTTGATGATCGGCATCGAGCTCGACCGGCCGGCCGGTGCGCTGGTGGGGCGGATGCTGGAGCGCGGGGTGTTGCTCAACGTCACGCAGGAGCGGGTTGTCCGCCTGTTGCCACCGCTGATCTTCACCCAGGAGCAAGCTGACGCGCTGGTGCAGGCGCTGGTTCCCGCGGTGCTTGATTTTTTGCAGGACGCGCCCGCGAAATAAGACACACAAAAGACATCCAAGGAGGCTGTGATGAAAACCACGCTGCGGCACTATCTGCAATTTTCCGACCTGAACCGTGAGGAGTACGACTACGTTTTCGCCCGCGCCGCGCTGATCAAGGCCAAGTTCAAACGCTACGAGCCGCACCAGCCCCTGGTCGATCGCACCCTGGCGATGATTTTCGAGAAGCACTCCACCCGCACCCGGTTGAGCTTCGAGGCCGGCATGCACCAGCTCGGC encodes the following:
- a CDS encoding DUF3579 domain-containing protein gives rise to the protein MSAFPHSLELVKPREIFIRGVTTEGRTFRPSDWAERLAGLMARFRPVGLCRKEAHLGYSPYCVPTLVDGVRCLVVSESLRDIEPMAFDFLLNFARDNQLDVVEACLTQAAAIDAEMDAEVEDLQTARETLQRVFQTA
- a CDS encoding acetylornithine transaminase gives rise to the protein MPSHVMNTYARLPIALAHGEGAWVWDTQGKRYLDALSGIAVNTLGHAHPRLVAALTDQVGKLIHTSNLYQIPLQEQLADRLCALGSMDTAFFCNSGLEANEAAIKLARLHGHNKGIDRPEIVVFERAFHGRSLATLSATGNPKVQKGFEPLVEGFVRVPLNDASALQSVAETHPNVVAVFIEAIQGEGGIQPAHADFLRAARTLCDRHGWLLMIDEVQCGTGRTGKWFAHQWAGVSPDVIAMAKGLASGVPIGAILARGAAATTFGPGQHGTTFGGNPLACRAALETLAVIEDDGLLANAQARGEQIQHALRHAFAGHAGVVEVRGQGLMIGIELDRPAGALVGRMLERGVLLNVTQERVVRLLPPLIFTQEQADALVQALVPAVLDFLQDAPAK